From Patulibacter sp. SYSU D01012:
GGTCCGGATGCCGCCCTTCCCCCGATGACGCGGCGCAGCGCGCGCGGCACGCTGGACCCATGCTGTCCGACGCACGCCCCGACGCCCACGATCCCCGGCCGTTCGGCGGCCGCGACGCCGTCCTCGTCGCGTACGCCAGCAAGCACGGCAGCGCCCGCGAGATCGCCGAGCGCCTGGCCGCCGGGCTGCGGGAGCGCGGCGTGCCGACCGGCCAGGCCGACCTGGAGGCCGCGCCAGACACCGACGTCGCGCCGTACAGCCGCGTCGTCGTCGTGGCCGCGATCCACGCGGAGCACCACCACCCGGCGGCGGTGGCCTGGCTGCAGGCCCGGCACGCCGAGCTCGCCGGGCGGTACCTGGCCCTCGTCTCGGTGTCGCTCACCGCCGCGACCGGGGCGGCCGGGGACGAGAAGACCGCCCGCTACGTCGACGCGCTCGCCGCCGAGACGGGCACCCGCCCCGACCACGCCCTGCGGGTCGCCGGCGCGCTGCGCTACCGGGCGTACAACCCCGCCACGCGGATGCTGATGCGCGGCGTCGCGGGCACGAAGGGCCTGTCCAAGGACACCTCGCGCGACCACGTGTACACGGACTGGACCGCGGTGGCGTCGTTCGCCGCCGAGCTGGCCGACCAGGTGCGACACGGCGCCGTGATCGTCGGCTGACGCACGGACGGACCCGGACGCCGCTCCGGGGAACC
This genomic window contains:
- a CDS encoding flavodoxin domain-containing protein, which produces MLSDARPDAHDPRPFGGRDAVLVAYASKHGSAREIAERLAAGLRERGVPTGQADLEAAPDTDVAPYSRVVVVAAIHAEHHHPAAVAWLQARHAELAGRYLALVSVSLTAATGAAGDEKTARYVDALAAETGTRPDHALRVAGALRYRAYNPATRMLMRGVAGTKGLSKDTSRDHVYTDWTAVASFAAELADQVRHGAVIVG